The following nucleotide sequence is from Coffea eugenioides isolate CCC68of chromosome 10, Ceug_1.0, whole genome shotgun sequence.
ATTCTAGTCCATCCCTTGTTGCAAAGCCTTGACGACAGCCGCTCTCAGTGTAAAGTGGAGTTAGCCCTTTAGGGAAGAGTGTTACAAATTCAGAAGTGCAAAGTGGAATTAGCCATTTAAGAAATACTCTACTTCTTGAAGTTTTTGTCGAGTTGACTTTCTGAAATTTTTGCTAataatataattattataattaataatattaaatgtactatatataattataacatatatttatttatttgtatgCGGGTGACAGCGTGGGGATGTACTCCCCCATCCCCACTGCCCGCCCCATCAACCCCCGCGGGGCGGGTGCCTGGGATCCCTGCTATTTAGAGGTCATTCTTTATTCATCGTGAACTGCCAGGCAGGACACATAAAATGAGTGATGTCCAATGGGCAAGGACCTCCTGCAAAAGAAAACTCGAGAAGGCTTGGGCTCCAGTGGAATTCGGTATCCATTTACAATAATGTTACCATACTTGTCGGGCTTTGGCATCAAAGGCCTTAAAGAAGTTAACTCCATTGCTATGGGTTTGGCCAGGTTACAAAATAAACCGTATAGTTTGACCAAATCACATTCTTACCCTTTGAATAGCATAATATTTATCAAGTACACCATCATGTTAATGAGCATTACGAAATACAAGTTACATTAGGAAAGTAAATTACTAGAAGCCCCAGAGTAACCTTTTGCAATTCAAGTTGATGATACTAATTTCAAATTAAACTACTAATCCTCACCTGTACGTTCAGCTAAACCCTTTTCTTTTATCGTCAATGTTATATTCAAATGTGGTGAATCGTGGTTCAACGTAAGGAGAATTTGATTCAGGGGAGGATAGTAGCAATTGATTTGAGTCGTAGGCTAAAGAGAAGCAGAGAAAGAAACACATCCTCTTTATTTTAtacattctttttcttttttcctttttaaatacTCAGCAATTGGTTGACCTTTTTAAATGGCATCAGGGggtttttgataaatttttgccTATTCAAATGGTAATATCACAGTTTGTCAAActttaggattttttttgtaattttgacGAATCTAGGGAAGGTATATGCACTTTAAGTTGAGCGGCATCTTTGTCATTTCACAATTTTGGTTGGTTGGGTCTTGACGTTGTTACTACCAGTGGGACAACGGGCTGCAATGGTTCCTGGCGgttttgtgcattttgcacaCCGTGTAACTTTGTTTGTACACAGCATAGCTTTGTTTGCACAACGTGTAACTTTAGTACAAAATTTTGTGGGTCTCACACACGTTGTGAAAATCGATGTACGAGAAATGATCTGGACCGcacatttttttttggccaaaatctgaCCGTGAACAGCTCAAGAGCGGTCCTTCTGATGACGGCTCCTGCCCCTCATCCCTACCAGTGAAGGTCAATGTTGTTGGATTAATTCTCCGAGAATTAATTAATCAGAGTCTGGACAAACATTAGCCCAACAtcaatgtaattaaccctttaCTCAATGCAGAGCAACAAACAAAACTTTAGAGCCATTTGGACTAACTATATGGCTACTGGTAAGAGCCAGTAGAAAGGGTGTTCGGATCCTCTCCCACTATTTCCCCTTCCTTCCAATCCTCACCTTGTGGAGGAAAAGGTAAACACTAGAATTCTAAAGtgacaaaacaaaaattttcatcTTTCACACCTGTAATATTGCAAGAaattctatttcttttccttattttataaCAAGATCAACAGTAGTTCTCCACTTACCTCCTTTGATGACTCAAATCCGTTACATATCAATTACATATGAAGTATCTTACAATTACACTGCTCTTCATTGTCATATTACAAGAAATTCTTGTTTTAGTCAATGTGGTTGCAAAGTATGTCAAAAAGAGAATGACCTGATGATATCCAGCCGTAGAAAATACTAACCTACCATATTTACATGAAGACCTGATGATCTGATGATCTATAAAAATATTTGTAAACAACCTCTGATTTCGAAAACATGTCCTAACTAGTGATAATAATAGAATCAAACCGATTCAAACTTTTTTGATAccaaaaaaaactcaaaagatAAACCTAGAACATCAATTCATGTGTACTATTCGAGCTTGACTTCCAATGAAGTAAAGGTGGGATAGAAAAGAGAGCTAAGGCTATCTGTTTAGGCCTACCTATTTGTCTAAAGTCTTAATtggtagatttttttttaaaaatattttttgggtaCTTTTACATGTATGGACAGGAAGATAGCTCTCCTCTCCAAGGGGTGTGACAAAACAACGTGCCCCATAAAAAGTTCTTTGACTCCAACTATAAAGGGTCTTTATCCTAAGAATGCAAAGCAAATAAAGAAGGTGAACTTTATTGTACTAGCCACCTTCTATTGATTCTTGGCGGGCAAGGAGGATTGTTGAGGGGTCCTCTTCAATAGCTCCACATCTTGATTTCTCTTTGCCTTTTCTGTTGTTCCCCAAAAAATTCTGTATTACGTTATCCTTTTTTGATCCACTCAATCAATGAAACGTGTAAAATAATTCTAGCTAGTCTAACAATTATGAAGGATCATTAGGTTTGTCTATGTATaatcttctttctctttctcccacactttggtgagattttttttttaaccctccCTTCCCTCTCCGCTCCCAAATTATTGTGATAACGGAGAGAATTCTAAGAACCATTTCCTGACCATCCATCGTAACTGTAACTAGTTTGAAACGGATAGTCAAAAAGAAACATATTCTTTCCCCTCAACGTTCACCTTTCAAAGCTGAAAGCATGAATTGATTCTAGAGTAACATGCAGCTGCGAAAGCCTTTACTGTATAACGATAATTTCatttattaaaaagaaattAACATATATCGACAATACCTACGCTGTAATTCATCAATCTTTTCAGATTTTGCGTTTTTGTTTCTTCTATTTGCACAAAAATAGAACAGATAACGAAAGTCTGATGAGTTCAGCTAATTTTCCCAATTATTACGAGGAAATCAAACATAACTTTTGAAACACTTCTGGAATTAACTGATTGATGTGTTATATATAAGAGTGCAAACTGAAAATTGTTTGTCCATTTTGAGGCTTTGATTAGTACCAACCCTCTTTTGCAGTTAAACTTcacctttatttatttatttctctttGAAGCAAGGCTTCTGGGAAGACATAATTAATTGCCAGTAGACCACTTGAAATTTGAAAACCGAGTGAAACAAAGATGTAAATTTGGCAATTCTACTTGACAAAAAGTTGAACCCTACAAATTGCCAAATACCCCATGTAGATAAACAAACAAATTGGACATAGATAGGACAATAATACTATTGCATGGTTCACTAAATCTACTTTTGACAAGTAcctttctacatttttcttaattaagtACAACTTCTACCTAGATCCATAATGTATGAACTCAAATTCatgatccaaaaaaaaaaaaaaaaggataacaACTAACTTTTCCAAATCATAATTAAGCTAGCTTCTTTCAtagatttgaattttattcttcTCTTGTCCTTTTCGTCCACCCCTATTAGGCTCTTTTCTCAACATCCATAGTGGTCCATTAGGTAATGATCCCTTTATTACAGCCAACAATGGGGACAAATAGCCCCACAGACATCTTTGTTATCATGCCAATGAAATACAGGAACAAAGCTCCTCCTCTCAGTCATCTGCACATGCAGGCCATTCTGCACTGATGGATGAGATTCACAATTCTAATCTTTTTTcatccctttttttcttttttgaggacgaaatcaaacaaaatagcAATTATTCCTGTATCAGTTGCTTGTGAAACAAAGGAAGCAAGACATGGATCTCTAAGACAGCTAGAGGACATATTCCATGCTTGTTACTATATACTATTGAAGACCATTGTATTGTATGGCTGACTTGTGTTTCCTTGTGTGGAACACAAGAGATAAATTGACTATTTTACTTGTTCCTTTTGAGTTTTATCACAAAAGCAAGCACCCTCTTAAGCACTTCATCTCACATAAAGTGTAAGATCCATTTTcaagaactttttttttaattgatcagtgctaaattttcttcattatattctcttctttttttttttcaagaaaaaaaaatccatgacCAAAATAAGTGAAATCAGCATGATCTCCAAAGTGCATGGTAGAACTATATTCTTGTAACAACTTCCAACAATTATATTTGTTGTGTACAAAAAATGACATGCTTCAAGGAATTGAGGCATCAACCATTCAATCAAAGATCATTATTCCTTTCTCAAACTTCGTATACATTTTGAGATACAAAATCAAAGCAAATCATTTATCAATTTAATTTGAACGCAatttggacttttttttttttttgttgaatcaCAATTTGATTTGCTAGCTATCTCATCTTATATCACTTTACATAGTTGAGGTCCAGCCTTAATACACACCAATGTCAGTGTTAGGAGTAGTGGAGCAAAGCAAGAGAGCACCTGTTTCTGTACAAAAAACCCTTTATTCTTTGGTCCTTCTCTTTGTCAGAGTTCTTATCCATCCATGTCTCACCTTCACTCCGTCAATCTTGGTTCCCACATGGCATACATTTCCTTTACTGGACTTCTTCCATCTGATGAGCTGGAACAAATGTCCAATCCGCTTTCGCCACCTCATCGAACCACGTGGATTTGGATGCTCTATCACAGCCTTGACCCCTAGATCACCAGCCCCTTTGCTCAAGCTTTGCTGCAATGACATGTTGCTATGCTGCATAGGCATCTTTGGGAGTTCTTTGCTCTTCTCCCATGAAGCAGCACCATTGTCTTCAAACTTGATGGATATGAATGAGTCTGCAAAACCCCATGACATATAGCTAGAATAATTTAATATCACATGCCattatttatattaattttcacTTTGACTAAAATGGTCAACTAATTAGCACAGTATAAATGAAACAAAAGCTGTTTAAAAATCATCTGCTGATTTAAACACATTTACCAAGATGTGATTCTGAGAAGCCTTCATGTAGTTAAAATAATAGTGAAAAGACAGTTTTTGAACTCCAAATGCTCTTACTATGACACCAAATGCTTTAAGACAATTAAGTATATGACCTAATGTTGAGTTTAAATTACTAGCAAGCCTAAAGATAAAGCATAAGGTTGGAAAATCCTTCTTCCTCTTGCCATACTGTAAATCTATCAATCCACAGGAACTTTGGTACACAAATCTAGCTGATCCTCAACTAATATGCAGTACTTGTCAAGTAACCAAATTAAaggaggcaaaaaaaaaaaaagaaatcaagaaGTGAAGAAGAGTGATAGAAATGAtataaaaagaacaagaaaCTTCAATACGAATTCTGGCGGAAGCCTCACCTTCTTGACTGCTTGAACTCTCACAGTGGTATTGGTCATCTGACTTTCTGTGCCTAAGATCAAGGCGATTGAGCAAAGAACTGAGAGCAAAGATCCTTGGCAAATTCATGGGATTTCTCCTATGAGTAAAACTGTGAGTTCTATGATTGTTGCTGTTGTTGGCTTGGTGAAGCTGTTCCTGCTGTGAGGCTAAGACCAGCAGCCTTTCATTCAAGCACAGAGCACAAATCCCTATAACCACTTCCCTAGGATGGAGATAACATGTCTTGTTATCTCTGTATTCATTCATTTTTGATCTTGAAGTAGAAAGAAATGTGGGATTTTCAGGAGTCAAGAAGAAAGCAAATGCAAGAGAGCAGAAAGTAGGAGAATATAGGAGGAAAGATCTTGTGTATGTTCTTAGAGAGCATATATATGTGTATGCGTGTGTTTGGGAGGTTGGATGGTGGGGTTGATAGATTTGGTGTATAAATAATTAGTTTGGGTAATTAAATGATGGTTTACATTTAGCCATCACACTAATATCTTTGTAAGTAGTGATTAGCTGGTTAAGTATCTACCAAACCACATGTGCCACAAATCTTACCAATATGGTATGTTTTGGAAGGATAATGTGTAAAAATGTGCTACTTTCTATCTTAATGCGCTACTTTATCTTTAGAACTATTATCTTGAGAGATTGTTTTAGCCTCTTGATCCTTGTATTTTGTGTGTGGTTGAGTGTGTGTATATGTGTAATGCAATTTCTTTTCATATCAGAAAGATTTGTTTGTTTGCAACATGGTCCACAAGCACACTCAGTTATATGTGTAGCTTACAACTCTAAATTATTGAGGTTGAACAGCCATTTCtaaccaaccaaaaaaaaaaaaaaacaaggagagagagagaattgatGCAGGAGGCATTTTTGGCTAATTGAGGCATTGGACCATTTCCACTCATTGATTAGCTGACCCTTGATTTCTAGTGGTTCTCAACATTGTGTATGGATCAATAGACCTATGCTATTCATCTAGACTCCATGTTCTAGAGCTAACCTTTTCCTATCTTCTTCtacttcttcatttttttttttggggggggggcaTGTTTTTGTCCCTTTTTCCACCATTGTGTGCTCCCTGAGTTATAAAAGTAAACAAGGAGAGATTCTAATATGACTAGGGTTGGTCTACATAGTTTCTACACATTAGTACCTTTGCATTGAGGA
It contains:
- the LOC113749509 gene encoding uncharacterized protein LOC113749509, with the protein product MNEYRDNKTCYLHPREVVIGICALCLNERLLVLASQQEQLHQANNSNNHRTHSFTHRRNPMNLPRIFALSSLLNRLDLRHRKSDDQYHCESSSSQEDSFISIKFEDNGAASWEKSKELPKMPMQHSNMSLQQSLSKGAGDLGVKAVIEHPNPRGSMRWRKRIGHLFQLIRWKKSSKGNVCHVGTKIDGVKVRHGWIRTLTKRRTKE